A stretch of the Sulfurimonas sp. HSL-1656 genome encodes the following:
- a CDS encoding YfiR family protein: protein MKRWVFLVLVLPLALAAYQYEPVLLETQAKLAPRLLMMSEGVEKHSADLLSICVIYEAGEGEVADAFAGMVRSAYPDGWKGMRIRIVKSRYEALETRCDRCELLFLLNADEEKVRRAVSYATAHQKLTMAYENRFLEEGVLMSLHVGRSVRPYLNLQQAKEAGIHFSSALKRISKFLDLPKETP from the coding sequence TTGAAACGGTGGGTGTTCCTGGTCCTCGTGCTGCCGCTGGCACTGGCGGCGTACCAGTATGAACCGGTGCTGCTGGAGACCCAGGCCAAACTTGCCCCCCGCCTGCTGATGATGAGTGAGGGAGTGGAAAAGCATTCGGCGGACCTGCTCTCGATCTGTGTCATTTACGAAGCGGGAGAAGGGGAGGTGGCGGACGCGTTTGCGGGGATGGTGCGCTCGGCGTATCCGGACGGCTGGAAAGGCATGAGGATACGGATCGTCAAAAGCCGCTACGAGGCACTGGAGACGCGCTGCGATCGCTGTGAACTTCTTTTTTTGCTCAACGCGGACGAAGAGAAAGTCCGGCGCGCCGTCTCCTATGCAACCGCGCATCAGAAACTGACAATGGCCTATGAGAACCGCTTCCTCGAAGAGGGGGTGCTGATGTCGCTGCATGTGGGCCGGAGTGTCCGCCCCTACCTTAACCTGCAGCAGGCCAAAGAAGCGGGGATCCATTTCAGCAGCGCTCTCAAGCGCATCTCCAAGTTCCTGGACCTGCCGAAGGAGACGCCGTGA
- a CDS encoding diguanylate cyclase has product MKPSVSVRTRILGTVIVFAFALFMLVQYQYEVKLKVILNTTEQSKYETVADTVLPILAVNTAFELEHENRQYISELVRQNPDLVRVILTADGMGMIDIGEHIAENTTLIRLHKIVPDPQGGSALGEVTFIFTSRVLQMTEQEHRTFIISFVLVAGLLLLLLIVILHYAMRPIYVLLNWIRDFDPKTDDMSTMPEACCDEVRMIEESMQQMFERIRHYTAELDELNRNLDEKVRERTDALSWTNAQLQEEIRIREAAEQALKAANERLTALSRLDVLTGIANRRSFQEHLNESWAVCVREQIPLSLIICDIDHFKRVNDTYGHPAGDVVIRSIAEILGTEIRRASDLVARYGGEEFAVILFDTGYADALALAKRLQEKVWAMPPLPPPAEAVSGITLSFGFCSLVPGPHDSIAKCIAAADQALYKAKKAGRDRIVYGECSEE; this is encoded by the coding sequence GTGAAGCCCTCTGTCAGCGTCCGGACCCGTATCCTCGGCACGGTCATCGTCTTCGCCTTTGCCCTTTTCATGCTGGTGCAGTACCAGTACGAGGTCAAGCTCAAAGTGATCCTCAATACGACCGAGCAGAGCAAGTACGAGACGGTGGCCGATACGGTCCTCCCTATCCTGGCGGTCAATACGGCTTTCGAACTCGAACATGAGAACCGCCAGTACATTTCCGAACTGGTGCGCCAAAATCCTGACCTCGTACGTGTTATCCTCACAGCCGACGGCATGGGGATGATTGACATCGGGGAACACATTGCAGAAAATACGACGCTGATCCGCCTGCATAAAATCGTGCCTGACCCGCAGGGCGGGAGTGCGCTGGGCGAAGTGACCTTCATCTTTACCAGCCGGGTTTTGCAGATGACAGAACAGGAGCACCGGACCTTCATCATCAGTTTCGTGCTCGTTGCGGGGCTGCTGTTGCTGCTGCTGATCGTCATCCTGCATTACGCTATGCGGCCGATTTACGTCCTGCTCAACTGGATCCGGGATTTCGACCCCAAAACCGATGACATGAGTACGATGCCGGAGGCGTGCTGCGATGAGGTGCGTATGATCGAGGAGTCGATGCAGCAGATGTTTGAACGTATCCGCCATTACACCGCGGAACTCGATGAACTCAACCGTAACCTGGATGAGAAAGTACGTGAACGTACCGATGCCCTGAGCTGGACCAACGCGCAGTTGCAGGAGGAGATCCGAATTCGGGAAGCGGCGGAGCAGGCGCTGAAGGCGGCCAATGAACGGCTGACGGCGCTGAGCCGTCTGGATGTCCTGACGGGGATCGCCAACCGCCGTTCATTCCAGGAGCATCTGAACGAATCCTGGGCGGTGTGCGTCCGCGAGCAGATCCCCCTCTCGCTCATTATCTGTGATATCGACCACTTCAAACGGGTCAACGATACCTACGGGCATCCTGCCGGTGACGTGGTGATCCGGAGCATTGCGGAGATCCTCGGTACAGAGATCAGGCGTGCATCCGACCTCGTGGCCCGCTACGGCGGCGAAGAGTTCGCCGTGATCCTATTCGATACCGGGTACGCCGATGCACTGGCGCTGGCGAAACGGCTGCAGGAGAAGGTCTGGGCAATGCCACCGCTTCCGCCGCCGGCGGAAGCGGTCAGCGGTATTACGCTCAGTTTCGGGTTTTGTTCGCTGGTGCCCGGGCCGCATGACAGCATCGCCAAATGCATCGCCGCCGCAGACCAGGCGCTCTACAAGGCGAAAAAAGCGGGACGGGACCGCATCGTCTACGGGGAGTGCAGCGAGGAGTAG